The genomic interval GGCGAGACCCGCACGTGCGCGGAGCTGACCCCGGCGGAGAAGAACGCGATCAGCCACCGGGGGAAGGCGTTCCGGGCGCTGGTGCCGGTGGTGCGGGAGTTGGCGGGGTAGCGAAGAGTACGAGCGGCTGCTTCCTTCGAAACGAAGGTCGCAGCCGCCCTGCACCTGTGGGCCCGGTGGGACTCGAACCCACGACACACCGGACCTAAACCGGCGCCCTCTTGGCCAGCTGGGGTACGGACCCGCGCGGCCCACTCTACTGTGCGACCTGGCGCGGCTTCGAGAGGGTTTGCGTCTGGCTATGACACGAGGGGCACAGGTAACGGAGGTTCTCGCGGCGGTTGTCGAGCCGATCGCCGTCGATGTGGTCGATCTCCAGGACGAGCCGCCTGCCACGCCAAGTGTCACCGGTTCCGCACTTCGCGCAGACGTGCGGAACTCCGAGGTCGTCCAGGGCTCGTCGTAGCTGAGCCGTTTTCGTCCGGGAGGCTCCGGTGTCCAGGCGCCGAAGTATCTCCGTCGCGGGCTTACGGTTCGGAGAGCGCGTCCCGCGACCATGACCCTGTCCGGTGAAGTGATCCATGGACAACCCGTACGTTTCGATGTCCCGCTTCACGCGAGCGCGAGCAGTGCCGTTGTTGCCCAGTCCCAAGGTCCTCAGAACGCCGGCCAGACTGCGGGACGCGGCGACCGCTTCGACCAGTGCGGTACGGGGTGTGGAGGGCGTTCCGTACCGGCGGCCGCTGGTGAAGTGTGAGGTGTCGATGCCGAGCCGATCCAACCTCTTGCGCAGGTAGCCGTACGGGCTGTCGCTCGGCGGCAGGCCCATGTACGTGAACATTTCTCTGATGCTGTGCGAGCGAGCGGGCGGCGGCTTCGGCGAGGAGTTCGCGTGGATACTGGCAGCGCTCTCTTGGCGGGAGACTCTCCTCGACAAAGTGAGTCGTGTCGATGCCGTAGTGCGCTAGCCGGTCGCGTACGTAGCGGAGCGATCGGCTGCCCAGGGGTGCCCCGAGGTGGCGCAGGACGTCAACGAGGCTGCTCGATGTTGCTGCGCTGCGCTCCAGCAGGTCATAGGGGTACTTGGTGATCACGCCGCCCTCCTGCGCCTGCGGCCACGATAAGTGTCCGTCGCCGCGTGACAGTTGGGGCAGAGGAGGCGAAGGTTCTCCAGTCGGTTGTCCCACCAGTCGCCGTTGACGTGGTCCACCTTGAGCCGAAGCGGTTGCCCCTGCCATTTCCCGACGTTGCCGCATTCGGAGCACGCGTGCTCGACCCCCGTGCGGACGAGATCTCGACGCAGTCGCTCACCGGGGATTCTGCCGTCCGACGGGGCGCGGAGCGTCAAGGAAGTCGTTTGCGAGGTCTTCGTTCTGCGGCTGCCGGGACCCACCGGAGTGAAGTGGGAGGTATCGATCCGCAGGGCGGCGATGCGGCGGCCGATGTGCGCCTGGTTGCCGCCGACCGGGCTGATGCCCAACCGGCGCACGACCTCGGCCACGCTCGTGGAGAGGGCAGCCAGTTCGCGGAGCGTCTCCTCCGTGTGGCGAACCCATGTGGTGGCGAAGTGCGAGATGTCTATGCCCGCATCCGACATCTTCTTGCGTAGATAGCGCCGACTGCCGGGCGTTGGTTTACCACCGCACCACCGCACGGCGTCCGACGCGTTCTTCGTCATACGCGCCGCTTCTTCCAGAAGCTCACGCGTGTAGCGAACCGACCCCATGCCCCCTCCGTCCCGGCCGCGCGTTCGCGGCCTCGTACGGAGTAACAAACCGTTTATCGGACAGTCACGCCCGAAATCCGGTGAGAACGAGGAACGGCCCGCACCGCTCGACGCGAGCAGTGCGGGCCGTTCCTCCGAGAGAAGGCCGGAAGGGAGCGGGTCAGAACTTCGGGTCCGGTGCCTGCGCCTGGACCAGTTCCGCCGCCTCCTCGTCCGTCTCGACCGACGGCGGGGAGCCGATCAGCGGCTGCTGGGCCGTCTCCTTCATGCAGGCGACCGCGATCAGGCCGACCAGGGCCGCCGCCATCGCGTAGTACGCGGGCATCAGGTTGGAGCCGCTCCAGCTGATCAGGGC from Streptomyces sp. CA-278952 carries:
- a CDS encoding HNH endonuclease; this encodes MGSVRYTRELLEEAARMTKNASDAVRWCGGKPTPGSRRYLRKKMSDAGIDISHFATTWVRHTEETLRELAALSTSVAEVVRRLGISPVGGNQAHIGRRIAALRIDTSHFTPVGPGSRRTKTSQTTSLTLRAPSDGRIPGERLRRDLVRTGVEHACSECGNVGKWQGQPLRLKVDHVNGDWWDNRLENLRLLCPNCHAATDTYRGRRRRRAA
- a CDS encoding HNH endonuclease signature motif containing protein; amino-acid sequence: MFTYMGLPPSDSPYGYLRKRLDRLGIDTSHFTSGRRYGTPSTPRTALVEAVAASRSLAGVLRTLGLGNNGTARARVKRDIETYGLSMDHFTGQGHGRGTRSPNRKPATEILRRLDTGASRTKTAQLRRALDDLGVPHVCAKCGTGDTWRGRRLVLEIDHIDGDRLDNRRENLRYLCPSCHSQTQTLSKPRQVAQ